tcccacGAGCTCTCCTCtagacctgcctcctgtgcagaggatgctgccgGTTCCTGCCCCCGCCTCCTGGTCCTGAATATGCTGCCGCTCCAGCCCTGGTACCCGTtcctgcccatggtgttgctgctcccaccccaggtccttccggacaggtgcaactcgggccctgttgcttcggcaactctcccggctccgtcctggatggaagacctgacagtggtgttgaggaagctgacgaagaagaagaagaggaggaaggtgtcttcttcgtcgtcgttgtctgccgccgcttccacttcaacttctaaggccccacagccgaagatgaagaaggttgcctccctcctcccctaagaaggctcgtgctgggacttctaagggtccgtcccaccccggtgagacggttgggacttccgtcggtcctcctgttccttcgggaacggggcccgtctctcccttccgcaaggaagaagaagacggggaatGGAGGAGTGCCGTCTTAACACCCgtacctcctcacctggcgccagaggttatGCCTCATCGCCAGGTACCGtcttggcctctcgttcgcgagagtcgccgagtgtacggtcacctgcgtgTGACtgtacagccaagacccaggcatccgAGTCCTCTCGGCACCTAGGATCCAgcatggagcggaagactggcgggggttgctcaggcgactctcaccagaccagcgatcaCTCTCGCGGCGACGCGCTGGTACCCATAGTTGACGCAACAGTCCCAGACCGCTcgtgggctgaggcgaggaagcgctcatctcggtcgcctgaaccagcctcggctggtccaagcggcgtgacgcgccgtgaggacaggcctcgctcccaccacgacagcggactctgcagcTCCCCCGACcgccgctcctaccgggaccAGGCGGAGAAGGgtaccagcagcagctcttctgacgctcgggactgtcgccgttgttctcggtccagcctctcgaccaggcctgcagcccgatcaccaccgcgggttggcgatcgcctgcagccccctcagcacaccggttctgccagtgggcgcggggggagcgtcaggtctgcctctcgtccaccaggcagtctccaaggtggctgggcaacctcggacGATGTGGCTAAGCCCAggagcttagctagcgcttcctctgcggccaagacggtCGCCTCGTCGAAGCCAAGAGGAAAGAGTCTGActtcgacttctgctgtaaggagtgaccgtaaccagccctcctcccagtccttctctcaaggaggatctgggaagaagtcgaagagggGAGGGAAtcactagggacggcgttccccctcacctgctgtcGGAAGTTGGGGGGTgcttggcgagccattgggcaacatggcagtgctacggtgcggagacctgtatagtaaacgtccttcgggagggatatctactacccttcgagtctcggccacccctcacctccaacttggtccatctgcaaacctacgttcctggctcgaccaaggacatgacgcttcggcaggaagtagaagccatgctgagcaaacgtgctgtggagatcgtacaggatcagtcgccggacttctacagccgactcttcctagtggagaagtcctcggggggctggcacccagtgatagatctctctcccttgaaccgattcattcgccagactcggttcacgatggaaacagcacgttcagtgctcgattccatcagggaggacgacttcatgctttcggtggatctgaaggacgcgtatttccagatacccatccattaatcctccaggaagtacctcctctttatcctcgaagggacggtgtaccaattcagggcactttgtttcagtctctcaaccgccccacaggtgttcacgtgagtgttcacgctggtgtctgcttgtgCCCACTCGTCCGGGATACGTCtattgaggtatctcgacgattggtcaGTCCTGGCGAGCTCCAGCTCGCAGTtactgcaggacagagatcgactcctcaaattctgccgcgatctgggaattgtagtgaattacgagaagtcagatctcgagcccaagcagaggatgaagtacctgtgcatgctgatcgacacggtagcagggcgagtcttccccgcagattcgcggatcagcaggttcagggaggcagcaagacagttcctgtctctacaggagcaaccagctcagtAGTGGCAAAtcatgatcggccacctgtcgtctctcaagaagctagtccctcacgggcgtcttcaagACACCAgctgtctcttcagtggagactaaaggagtgttggtcacaggcaagggaccctcccttcttccccgtgtccctcacggaggaggtgaggcaggacctagcctgatgggtggacgacgggaacctcgtaagaggagtgcctcttcgctgccccccgccctccccgagatgctgctcttctcggacgcatcgaccgagggatggggcgcacacctggaggagttgctgactgcaggtgtgtgggaccatcgcaacaagcaccttcacatcaacatcctggagctcaaggcagcgttccacgctctccaagagttctgggactgtctggtgggacactcagtggtgttgatgagcgacaacaccacagtagtggtgtacgtcaacaagcaggggggcctagtgtccctcccgctgcaccagttgatgttgcaggtgcacgagtgggctacGGCACACTCAGTAGAGGTGTCGGCCCgttacattccaggcaagaggaatgtggtagccgacaagctcagccgtcgggatcaggtgataggaactgaatggtcccttcatccagacgtggcggaaaggctcttcaacctgtgggggcgtccagtcgtggatctgttcgccacccggcacaacagaaaactccagattttctactcggttgtgccggacccatgggcagctgcagaggacgctcttcaacatccgtgggacaacctcttcatctatgcctttcccccgttctttctgattcgcaaagtgatcagcagggcgctgatcacggcgaaccttcggatgatcctggtggcgcccaaacgATCCAACCCTGCTAGCTCTGCCTGCCGAAGCGCTGAGAgaaattcccccctggcacaacctcctgagCCAgtcacacgtagaacggtaccaccggtccatcaagtccctgtgtcttcacggctggctgttatccaccatctcttacgagcgagaggcttttctcgcagccagcaacagagatggctggatacctcagacagtcctctgcagctgtctaccaagggaagtggtccgtcttctgtggttggtgttgtggaCTGGgtgtctctcctctcagagccactcttcaccaggtagcggatttcctcgtcttccttcgtctctgcagttaaaggctacagagccgccctggccctagtccttaaactgcgaggtgtggatatctcctcctctttcgagatctccctcctgatgaagagcttcgagaggtcttgcccacccagggaactcaggcccccggggtgggatgtgactctcgtccttaggagtttgactcgcagacccttcgagccactctgagagtcgtcagacagggatctgaccctcaagaccctcttcttgctggccctggcatcagcaaagagagtaggggaacttcatggtctttccttcgatgttgagcattccaggggatggggatccgtgacactctatttcgtcctgaacttcgtagcgaagactcagaatccttcggtccctgacgaccggttcaagtccttcacgatcccctccctgaaggatttcaccgataatgatgcggatgtcctgtgagggcgctacggcgctatctgaagagaactcggcacctcaggcctgagtgtcgacgcctcttcgttagcaccggggttaccaagaaagaagtttccaagaacacactttctttctgggtGCGTGAGGTGATTAGGAGGGCATACGAGACAGCTggcagtgacgacacccgtacctttcgtccgagagaccacgaagtcagaggtattggtccaacccttgagttccgcaagaacttctccctggcgcaggttctgaaggcaggggtttgggccaaccggACCACCTTCACTttattctaccttcgggatatcacccacaggtccttggacaccttttccttgggacccgtggtggctgctcaacaagttgtgtagtctacccagcacctgagcggacagaacagcatcgcatccttgtgtgacttgcatgaatggacgagtgaaagagtgtgactggcttctctttctccttcgttcttctcctcAACCtttgggcagagggccgcggtcgtcactacgctgaacaggaggccgatgcaggtaagctacacaactgagctccattctatccctttcagtagggataggagtgtttatccaccactcccagcaaggggggggggggggggaggggaagccaacaagagacaaacccataactttactttggctcttgaagtaggaactagttcttgctttttgctatttataagaggtacgcttgcctccctcttataaatctggtccagaagtctgaccactgatcctgcggtgcacaccccgatcagcggggcagaggctaggatccctccctctgctcttacgaccagggagggaatccaaggtaggacaatcaccagtctgttcataagactcagattccacccaccaagaagtgagtctaactattgttaaaggaccgagggtttgtatacgtatcggaacaaataacaatttatcggaaattgtatttttcctaactatacaaacctgaggtcctttacatatactagtcccacctcatgccacccctcactctacgtttcctgggcctaaagcaaagtgactcctctcctcgcagtcgagctgaccgccaactgctggacaagtagttaactactgaacccccttgttcgaagcttacgaccggttcagctgccgctaagtaccttcctattgttaatggAATTGATGCATGTCTCTTACCACTTTGTACTTATGCATGGCACACATCACTGTTGGTCGGATACAAAGAGTTGTTTCCGTGACTTGTTCCATTTCAAAAGTTACACTAAGTCTCACTTAAGGATAGAAAGCTTGTTAAAACTCATAGCAACACAAGACCAGTCTGACTTGTCAGTAACAAGTGGCTTGAAGAAACTTgtttatgtattcttttttttcataataatataatgaacacTCTTAGACACAGATGAGTTGCCAATATCTGAATGACAGGAAGAGTCATGAGTATGACACCAAGAGGCATTATTGCATATACAGAAAACCTCTAGATTCGAGGGATGCATACCAGCTCCCTCACAAAGCTCAAATCTGCAAATACTTCAGACCcctttaaaattacttattttgatagttcaaacaaaaacaagtcataaaaattatatgaaaatacagtaattagtgaatgtttttcagttaaaaatatagCGAATAGGCGTAATTTCTGCAAATAATGCATGTTCCATAGAGAAACCCATGAATCCAGGGGGTTTACTGTAAGTGTTTCTAGTCTACATGAGACGCTTTACTAGAGGGCAAAAAGgcaaacaaatatacataacCCAAAGAAGATTCAAAAGGTACTGAAATAAACTGTATCTCTTTGGGAGCCAGCTATTTTCAAAGTAGTGGTGGTATGAAGATGGATAGCTTTATCAGTTGACATTAACAAGAGTCAGATTCCCTAAAAAAAAGTGGAGCCACAAGGAAAGTCAAGACCCCTTGAGCTGCCAGAAATTGGTGCCATGGGTTTTGCTGGGGTGGGAGTGACATGCATCTCAACTCTGTTTTGGGAGGATGACCTCATACTACAATGAGAAGGAACATCATCTTTGCTTGAGGAACAATCCAAGTAAGGCAAATTCTTTTGTAAGGCAAATTCTTTTGTAAGTGCAAGAGGCTTTGTTGCATCCACTTAATGATGGATTTAAATTCAGATGCTTTTTTAGCTCCCTTTCTTGCTCATGACACAGGAAGTGTGACGactttaacaaataattttatgGAAATTTTGAGGCCTCGGATGCAGACAAATCTCCTAATCTGATGAATACtcagtatttttatatgtataggcagtcccagggttacgCCAATCAACATAAATTGCTTTAACTCTAAAGTAATCACTTTTTAActcctgaaaagaaatctggccTCTGGAAGTACTGCACAATAAATGTGGATTCTTCTATAATTGTGCCATAAAACTTTTATACTGCATACTGGGAACACTACCACATCTTTGAGTCATGCCTAGCACAGATTattcactgaaaaatatatacatatatatttaccaagTTAGAGCAACACCAATATTAAGCACAtcacggaaaataaaaatataataattgacCATGTAGCATAAAGATCTAATAATCCCAAGGAAAGGAAAAACTTAGCTTGAAATAGGGTAAACATTCACGGAAGATCCATCGTCATCAaactggccgggtcttattcactcgatatttaattggtgaaacaagaatacaattacaactttaagcatacgattcaaaagattgaagtttcgtcaacataatgtgatatattaaAGCCCTATACGAACTTAAATAAGCATGTGAAGCTCTTCgtgaaatatgttttcaaggcagttccaccatctttcccagccttcccagcactcatttgaacaatgttagcgtatactatatgtaacgtttattgatcttactcaagattgcagttgtaatcagcacaatgaaacaacattttgttacctatattagtgaaagtatgaaactctttattcctggggtcatggttttaactgaattcatttttaccttgtaatcggtggttttatccttactgccatcacaactgaaactccacagtgcttatttgattgtaattatacacattttggtcttgattcactccacattgcacttgaaccacgttgctgttccttgttcctaagtactcactccacaaacacagttacaagcagCAGACGACAATACTGAacatgaggtgcaaagctttattcctttaattgtttacttaactcattatttagtttaactttacttcaaaatgtttatttaattcatgtctgttatcccttttttgcaaccaaattagcccccaaaaattaaaaatattttggatgtatacttacgagcagacgatgctaggaaaaatgactcatcgttgccaatctagtggagcgtcacacatacgccgatgcatttacgaactgtttccatgaattctagttgtcatagtaatgcagtaatgttaaaattgctgtaatatgtttatatattacaaatagatacaccaatttcacttatttccctggttttgtgtaagtcttataccttgtttggagggtaaacacataccaattgacaacactgataaacaattgaagagcgcaaaacgccgcaaagaatgccgtagtccccttgaataagtacaaataagtgctggtaagagttcaggtgtacgattgttgtgatgaaagtgccccagcgtctatgggtacaagtggtgtgcggatttagcacaggaaatgggaagtttattgacacaagcgactccacagaCATCAAAATGGCGTctatcttctaaatatttcaagttgtaagtaaaaatttcaaaagcgttttggtgaagtttgcactgcgtcggccacccttttcattaccctctgtttaaatcttaaaatatggccttaatttctaactttggagaaaatacttacttcgaaaggagagtagaggtctttagctccttctctcaccaacaacaactcgtgactgatgaccatctccggtgtcaggtcgcgttaaaagtactttttcggagggtggctggCCGTGATAGTCGGTGAGTTGGGCCAGTCCACTCTGTGTTTTACCCTAATAACTTAGATGAAGCACCCAGCTAAGGTCATAATTATAACAGTCATCAACAACTACCTAACAACCTTATAAACTCCTgtgaaaaaaagtttaatattaaTCCTCTCTAATCAGAACAccacagaagaaaataaaatatgcacagactgaatgaatgtaaagaaaaaaatttagtaCCTATAGCATTAAAATGGCAATTGTTGGCACTGAGTCCTGAAATATGGCTGATGGAAGGAGAAAAAAGTTCTTTGTTACATATATCTTTTGGAGTGCTGAATGCACAGATAGGCTCATGTAGACCGATGGGATTTGTGTTATGTTATCCATGTTTGTATAATTAGTTACAATCACATGAAATAATGGAAATgtgtttgtcattattacattgaGAGCCTAGCCACACTTCACCTATCTAATTTATGAACTTAATTGTATAAAttgtattaaactttttttttttcccccacagGTTGCAGTTCGGGGATGCTTTTTAGGTAGTGTCTGTGGTATTGGTGTTATTGTCAGTTTTTTGAGTCCAGTATCATTTCAAATCTTTGGATGGTACTTAGTAGTGCTTACATTCTTCCACTACTCCGAGTATCTCACCACAGCAATTGGTAATCCTCGCACTCTGAGCTTAGATTCGTACCTTTTAAATCATAGCATATCATATGGATTGGCAGCGGTAACGAGTTGGATAGAATTCTTCTTGGAGTGGTGGTTCCTTCCGGAGATGAAAACTCAGTGGATTCTCAGCATCCTTGGTATAATTGTATGTTTATGGGgtgaaattgtaagaaaatcggCTATGTTAACTGCCAAGACAAATTTCAACCATATCGTGCAAACAAAACGTGAAGAAGGACACGAACTTGTTACATGGGGTGCTTACTCACTATTTCGTCATCCCAGCTATGTAGGGTGGTTTTGGTGGAGTATAGGTACTCAGCTGATTCTTATTAATCCTTTTTGCACTCTTGCATACACTGTTGCTGCTTGGACTTTCTTTTATGAACGGATATATTTTGAAGAGATGACACTTATTAAATTTTTTGGTGAGAAATATCTTGATTATCAAAAGAAAGTGGGAACTGGTCTTCCATTCATTAAAGGTTATCAGTATACTCCAGTTTGTATCAGAGGTGAGCATTAGAGCACAAAATATGCACAAAGGTAATGACTGATATATGTACTGTAATTTTAATATGTATACCTAGTTGAATTTATATGCACTGCTGTAATTTATGCATAATGGATGGAGTGCCTGTTTAATGCAAGAGTGGATATGTATGATTACATACATTTGGAGTGATTTTATATCAATATTACTTTTAATTACTCAAATATgcattatttgaaaagaaaaacattatgtTACATTTGTATTTTTCTGCAGAAGCATAAGATAATAAACTTTTCAGAAGTGGCATAAATTACGGATGGAGTACCAAGTGAGATGAGCTACCCTAGAGAAACAGAGTAGCACTTTTACTAAATCTCTTCTCTGTTTTGTTAATCTGTATGAAAAAATGCATAGCTCGAAagtgaactttttatttttaattttaatgtactaTTCTCTTCTAGTACCTTGCAAcctttaattttgtgaaatgttaaATATTTGTGTTGATAGCACATGCATTATTGTATGCATGTCTTCCAACATATACATCTATAACTTATGTACTGTATTCATCAGTTACTGTATCCAGTACTTCAGGATGCCATTTTCATATAGACATTGTTTTAAGGTGTAAGTTTGAAATTATTGTCTTTCAGTTGActatcagcaattatacaaacagGAGAGGATGATAAGATGACATTCAGCCAGCATATTGAACAGCTTAATTACCTAGCATTGTGAGATTATTCATTGGTTTAAAAAGTTGATGTAATATTTAGTGGAATCCCTGCTTGTCAAAATTATAATATGGAATTATTTATAATGTGAGCACATTCATAGGGAACAAACAAAAAAGTTGAATACTTGCTAAGCAAGCTTCCACATTGTTATAAATAGAAAACAGAGCAGATGTATTTTGTACCTCCAGCAATTTAAAAACAGTTTTGATGTGATGGAAGGTGGAAATAATGCAGTGTAATGGACTACCTAAACCTATTGGTAAAGCAGACACTAAGAATAACATTACCAATGAAAGTGTTATCCCCATGTGTACTTTGTTATAAATGAAATGCAACTTGAAATTTTTAAGCACTGGCAGTTTTGATAAATTTTCAGCGTTTGTTCAGCTATCACATATCTCAGTACTGATTTTGTCAGTAGAAGACAACTTGCATATTACGTTTTTGGGATTGGCTGAGCATTGTCTGGGTATCataaaaactagattatccatTTGGAGATTGTGGGGAAAGaatcataattatttatgttCTTGCATtaagtttttttcctttataatgtTAATTTTGTAAGCTTTCACTCTTAATACCCACCTGGGCAAGATAGTTGTCTGCAACTTAATTCTTGAAGATATTTCTGGACCTCCCTACTGGTTAGTTTATCTGGAAACCTTCACAAGTCTGGTGGCTTTTTAGGGTTCTTTCATATGAATGATTACTCATTATGCATGCAGCATCCTAACATCTACAACAGGTATCACCTGTAAGTTGTGCATAACTTTAATTCCAATTCTTTATAATAATTCATCTTTTGACATGGCCATAGAATTCAGTAAGCTCTTAAGCCCTCCTTAGCTAATCCTGCAGATAAAACCACCCTCAGTACACTATCCTCCATTCATAAAATGTAACTTCCCAACATTTTAAGCTGGATTTAATTGGTAGTAGAAGTTTAGAGCTGTTGCCACCCTTTCTTCAGAGTAACTCATCCTCACTTGATACAATAACAGGTACTCCACGCCACAAGTagatttaccttaattttgaagtTTATTGTATCCACCTTTCAATGATGAGATGTAAGTGAATTAGTGGGTAAAAtgggaaattatattttttgatgTTTTT
The DNA window shown above is from Macrobrachium nipponense isolate FS-2020 chromosome 30, ASM1510439v2, whole genome shotgun sequence and carries:
- the LOC135201960 gene encoding protein-S-isoprenylcysteine O-methyltransferase-like — translated: MDMESKSDDTRLIQHSRDKEQMEYHQLHYPTEHVYLPQPPHFTYLIYELNCINCIKLFFFPPQVAVRGCFLGSVCGIGVIVSFLSPVSFQIFGWYLVVLTFFHYSEYLTTAIGNPRTLSLDSYLLNHSISYGLAAVTSWIEFFLEWWFLPEMKTQWILSILGIIVCLWGEIVRKSAMLTAKTNFNHIVQTKREEGHELVTWGAYSLFRHPSYVGWFWWSIGTQLILINPFCTLAYTVAAWTFFYERIYFEEMTLIKFFGEKYLDYQKKVGTGLPFIKGYQYTPVCIRGEH